In a single window of the Natronorubrum halophilum genome:
- a CDS encoding 30S ribosomal protein S17e, with protein sequence MAIKPAYVKKTGKLLLERYPDAFTTDFEQNKDSVTKLTDVESKGVRNRIAGYVTRKKSSAQAAA encoded by the coding sequence ATGGCAATCAAACCGGCCTACGTCAAGAAGACCGGAAAGCTCCTCCTGGAGCGGTACCCGGACGCGTTCACCACCGATTTCGAACAGAACAAAGACAGCGTCACCAAGCTCACCGACGTCGAGTCCAAGGGCGTCCGCAACCGCATCGCGGGCTACGTCACCCGAAAGAAGAGCAGCGCCCAGGCGGCCGCATAA